In Halopseudomonas nanhaiensis, a single window of DNA contains:
- the lspA gene encoding signal peptidase II translates to MSTYGSRLAEKAHEPGKAMRWLWLSLLLLFVDQASKYLASTMLAHGESVPAAPFFNWVHRHNTGAAFSFLADVGGWQQPLFIGLALVISILLVYWLWRSPRVLSYRLALSAILGGALGNVADRLRLGYVEDFLDFHYAQWHWPSFNLADVWIFLGVALFIWAEIRHQPGSRRR, encoded by the coding sequence ATGTCTACTTATGGCAGTCGGCTCGCAGAGAAAGCCCACGAGCCGGGAAAGGCGATGCGCTGGCTGTGGCTCTCGCTCCTGTTACTGTTTGTCGATCAGGCGAGCAAGTACCTTGCCAGCACCATGCTAGCGCATGGTGAAAGCGTGCCTGCCGCACCCTTCTTCAATTGGGTCCACCGCCACAATACGGGGGCGGCCTTCAGCTTTCTCGCGGATGTCGGCGGTTGGCAGCAGCCGCTTTTCATCGGACTGGCCCTGGTTATCTCGATATTACTGGTGTACTGGCTTTGGCGTTCACCACGCGTACTGAGTTATCGGCTCGCCCTCAGTGCGATCCTCGGCGGCGCGTTGGGCAATGTCGCAGATCGCTTGCGGTTAGGCTACGTAGAGGATTTTCTCGATTTTCACTATGCCCAGTGGCACTGGCCATCGTTCAACCTAGCGGACGTATGGATCTTCCTCGGTGTCGCCCTCTTTATTTGGGCGGAAATACGACATCAACCAGGCAGCCGCCGCCGCTGA
- a CDS encoding heavy metal response regulator transcription factor codes for MRVLIIEDEIKTAEYLQQGLSECGYTVDYALTGTDGIHLFRNQKYALVLLDVNLPEKDGWSILQEIRLGSDTRVIMLTASGRLSNKVKGLDLGADDYLVKPFEFPELVARIRSVLRRSEKITETEALKIADLEIDSARHCVYRAGNRIDLTTKEFSLLQLLMRNVGVVMTRTQIISLVWDINFDCDTNVVDVSIRRLRAKIDEPFEKKLIHTLRGVGYLLEDRG; via the coding sequence ATGCGAGTGCTGATCATAGAGGACGAGATTAAGACTGCTGAGTATTTGCAGCAGGGTCTCAGTGAGTGCGGATACACCGTTGACTATGCGTTGACTGGGACGGATGGCATTCATTTATTCAGAAATCAGAAATATGCGCTAGTGTTGCTAGACGTCAACCTTCCTGAAAAAGACGGGTGGTCAATCTTGCAGGAGATCCGGCTCGGCAGCGATACCCGAGTGATCATGTTGACGGCGAGCGGTCGGCTATCCAACAAGGTTAAAGGCTTAGATCTCGGCGCAGATGACTACCTGGTTAAACCCTTCGAGTTTCCAGAGCTCGTGGCCAGGATAAGATCCGTGCTAAGACGAAGTGAAAAGATTACAGAAACCGAGGCTCTAAAGATTGCCGATCTGGAGATCGATTCCGCAAGGCACTGCGTTTATAGGGCTGGGAACCGCATCGACTTGACCACAAAAGAGTTTTCCCTCTTACAACTTTTGATGCGAAATGTTGGTGTAGTGATGACTCGCACGCAAATAATTTCGCTAGTTTGGGATATAAATTTTGATTGCGACACAAATGTCGTTGACGTTTCCATCCGACGGCTACGTGCAAAAATAGACGAACCCTTTGAGAAAAAGCTCATTCATACATTGCGTGGTGTTGGGTATCTTCTTGAGGATCGAGGATGA
- a CDS encoding heavy metal sensor histidine kinase: MIKPLSLSLRIGLSISLLGSVLVILMFSQSWIMLHGQLENLADARLKQKLDQLVHTIGDSTPSSLSRLESHALADLVTGHPDLGLLACNASDPGQLVFSIGTIPLQVMGNGACSHNLATYRDRLQDAGISVQVRSATLKVGETGEEVSLVLLRNRSDDAELLDAFRDSTLLILPIFLMIIGLGAGWIARRGLAPLDRFKKLAEIVHTHDLKNRISPTGLPRELVELASSINVMLDRLESGVQQLSEFSDDLAHELRSPITNLMGKAQVALSRERTSVQYKETLESCVEELERITRIVSDMLYLAQTLQVETADLSEEIHLAHEAQHVVNLFSVMAEDKDIMLTVQGEGVILGNKLMVQRAISNLLSNAIRHASPCTNIPISISSEGRSIVVSVTNIGPGIPEEHLDSVFKRFYRVDRGRSRDEGGTGLGLSIVRLIMKSHQGCVTAESSEAGPTTFKLWFNLT, translated from the coding sequence ATGATCAAACCGCTGAGCTTGTCATTGAGAATTGGCCTGTCAATAAGCCTCTTAGGATCAGTTTTGGTCATTCTTATGTTCAGCCAGTCCTGGATAATGCTACACGGTCAACTGGAAAATCTGGCCGACGCCAGGCTTAAGCAAAAGCTCGATCAGCTAGTACATACCATAGGAGATTCTACACCTTCATCTCTTTCGAGACTGGAGTCGCATGCTTTGGCTGACTTGGTAACTGGTCATCCAGATCTCGGGTTGCTCGCTTGCAACGCGAGCGATCCAGGGCAACTTGTTTTCAGTATTGGCACTATTCCTCTTCAGGTCATGGGAAATGGTGCTTGCTCCCATAATCTGGCGACTTATCGGGATCGGCTGCAAGATGCGGGAATCAGTGTGCAGGTCCGATCTGCCACTCTTAAGGTCGGCGAAACCGGTGAGGAAGTGTCTCTGGTTCTATTGAGAAACCGATCTGACGACGCCGAACTGCTCGATGCATTTCGTGACTCTACGCTGCTGATTCTGCCGATCTTTCTTATGATTATTGGCTTAGGGGCAGGTTGGATCGCGCGACGTGGTTTGGCTCCGCTAGACAGGTTCAAAAAGCTTGCCGAAATTGTCCACACCCATGATTTGAAAAACCGTATATCACCAACCGGGCTTCCCAGAGAGCTTGTAGAGCTGGCTTCGAGTATCAACGTCATGCTCGATAGACTCGAAAGCGGAGTGCAGCAGTTGTCCGAATTTTCCGACGACCTAGCACACGAGTTGCGATCGCCGATTACCAATCTAATGGGCAAAGCACAGGTAGCCCTTTCACGTGAAAGAACGTCTGTACAGTATAAGGAAACTCTCGAATCGTGCGTGGAAGAGCTTGAACGGATAACCCGTATCGTCTCCGACATGCTCTATCTGGCGCAAACGCTCCAAGTCGAAACAGCTGATCTCTCCGAAGAAATTCATCTTGCTCATGAAGCGCAGCATGTCGTTAATCTCTTTAGCGTAATGGCAGAAGATAAGGACATTATGCTAACCGTTCAGGGAGAAGGCGTTATTTTGGGCAATAAACTGATGGTTCAGAGAGCCATTTCCAACCTGCTCTCAAATGCCATTAGACATGCGTCGCCATGTACCAATATACCAATAAGCATATCAAGCGAAGGCCGGTCGATCGTGGTGTCGGTCACGAACATTGGGCCTGGTATACCCGAAGAGCATTTGGATTCAGTGTTTAAGCGATTCTACCGGGTCGACAGAGGGCGCTCGCGTGACGAAGGGGGGACAGGTTTAGGTCTTTCCATCGTTCGCTTAATCATGAAAAGCCATCAAGGCTGCGTTACTGCTGAGTCTAGCGAAGCTGGTCCTACGACATTCAAATTATGGTTCAACTTAACTTGA
- a CDS encoding TolC family protein: MRALICTRLRLARWPYRAGFLLAVGVLFGWSGPGWATDKEMVILTFSETLARVLQSSPELAAYPYEIRAAEAKTLQAGVRPNPVVSVEVENVFGSGAMSGIEAVETTLALSQVIEMGNKRSLRQDVSSWQRQLVERDYELARLDVLAAAASRYLEVAQAQRLLDFSKQAIEWTLSAQAVAKRRFEAGSASRAELGRARTDAMRAALEVSNLEVRLANAKRRLASLWGGGEPDYSVVSAELFSLTKIPDFTSVRAQLDQAPQLQRFLSQSRLRQAQLDLAVASGRQDVELGAGFKHARETNDIGMVLQFSMPIGVNDKNRGNIQAAREDLARLDLEEQATRVEIFAELHSAYAQLEQSRHQVTVLLDEMLPEARETFELIQKGYEVGRFSYLELVQARQQVLAIENDAVVAATGFHQILITLESLTGQPLTRSGHTGAGDTVGVSARYRLPYLAEDAEQMRQGESP; encoded by the coding sequence ATGCGCGCTCTTATCTGCACGCGCCTGCGTCTGGCCCGATGGCCGTACCGTGCCGGTTTTCTTTTAGCCGTCGGCGTTTTGTTCGGTTGGTCTGGTCCTGGTTGGGCAACCGATAAGGAAATGGTGATTTTGACTTTCTCCGAGACGCTCGCCCGTGTCTTGCAGTCCAGCCCGGAACTGGCAGCTTATCCCTATGAGATCCGGGCCGCCGAAGCAAAAACATTACAGGCAGGCGTTCGACCCAATCCGGTTGTGTCGGTTGAGGTGGAAAATGTTTTTGGCAGCGGTGCAATGTCTGGCATCGAAGCAGTGGAAACCACACTGGCTTTGAGCCAGGTCATCGAGATGGGTAATAAGCGCAGCTTGCGTCAAGACGTTAGTAGCTGGCAGCGCCAGTTAGTCGAGCGAGACTACGAGCTGGCTCGGCTTGATGTTCTGGCCGCCGCTGCCAGTCGCTATCTGGAGGTTGCGCAAGCGCAGCGATTGCTTGATTTTTCGAAGCAGGCCATTGAATGGACTTTGTCAGCTCAAGCTGTTGCCAAGAGACGTTTCGAGGCCGGTAGCGCAAGCAGGGCCGAGCTTGGTCGCGCACGGACCGATGCGATGCGGGCGGCGCTAGAAGTTAGCAACCTCGAGGTACGGTTGGCCAATGCCAAGCGTCGTCTGGCAAGCTTATGGGGCGGGGGCGAGCCAGACTATTCGGTCGTGAGTGCCGAATTGTTTTCCCTGACAAAAATACCTGATTTCACGAGCGTTCGTGCGCAGCTCGATCAGGCGCCGCAGCTACAACGATTTCTCAGTCAGAGCAGGTTACGGCAGGCCCAGCTGGACCTCGCCGTCGCAAGTGGCCGGCAAGATGTCGAGTTGGGCGCCGGATTCAAACACGCGCGGGAAACCAACGATATAGGGATGGTACTGCAGTTCTCCATGCCAATCGGGGTGAATGACAAGAATCGTGGAAACATTCAGGCCGCCCGCGAGGACCTTGCGAGGCTCGACTTGGAAGAGCAAGCGACGCGGGTAGAAATCTTCGCGGAGCTGCACAGCGCATATGCTCAACTGGAACAGAGTCGTCATCAAGTCACGGTACTGCTTGATGAAATGCTGCCCGAAGCACGAGAGACGTTCGAGTTAATACAAAAAGGGTACGAAGTCGGACGTTTTTCCTATCTGGAACTCGTGCAAGCCCGACAGCAAGTTCTGGCGATCGAGAACGATGCGGTTGTGGCTGCCACCGGCTTTCACCAAATCCTCATCACGCTTGAGTCCTTGACCGGCCAGCCTCTGACGCGCAGCGGACACACCGGTGCGGGAGATACCGTCGGCGTGTCCGCCAGGTACCGTCTGCCCTACCTAGCTGAAGATGCCGAGCAAATGAGACAGGGAGAATCACCATGA
- a CDS encoding efflux RND transporter periplasmic adaptor subunit, with translation MNKHLLLTGSLLLAALPAHAAAGATMQNEAAHVEEGASHEHRTEEQSAETEHLDHAHGAAGVHHSQEEETEHDGHAEEGHEDSEEADLTLSVGLLREFGGEIAVADAGVIRQQVSLPGEVQLNKEAVAHISPRFDAKIVEVRAKTGDKVNAGQTLAVAESSETLARFNLQSLIDGIVINRDVTLGEHLSPSDTAFVVADMSTLWADIALYPRQVPLVQVGQPVRLSTSYGPEPVEARIDYVAPSVDERTRTGLARVFLPNERLAWKPGMFIQSDIAIGEHEVDVAVPESAIIDLEGQPTIFVQEGERWEPRPVELGRSDGRMAEVLSGLVSGQTYVVKGGFVLKAQLQKNEFDSGHNH, from the coding sequence ATGAACAAACACTTGCTTCTAACTGGAAGCTTGCTCCTTGCTGCGCTGCCTGCCCATGCGGCGGCCGGTGCAACAATGCAGAACGAAGCCGCTCACGTAGAGGAAGGCGCTTCGCATGAACATCGGACTGAAGAACAGAGCGCTGAAACCGAGCATCTTGACCACGCACATGGAGCAGCAGGGGTTCACCATTCTCAGGAAGAAGAGACAGAACATGACGGTCACGCTGAAGAAGGACATGAAGACAGCGAAGAAGCCGATCTGACCCTGAGTGTAGGTCTGCTACGTGAGTTTGGCGGCGAAATAGCTGTGGCGGATGCGGGTGTCATTCGACAGCAAGTGTCATTGCCAGGGGAGGTTCAGCTGAACAAGGAAGCCGTTGCGCATATCAGCCCACGTTTCGATGCGAAGATCGTGGAGGTTCGGGCAAAAACAGGTGACAAAGTCAACGCTGGTCAAACCCTTGCCGTGGCGGAGAGCTCTGAAACGCTTGCTCGATTCAACCTTCAGTCGCTGATCGACGGGATAGTAATCAATCGAGACGTTACATTGGGAGAGCATCTGTCTCCAAGCGACACCGCTTTTGTAGTCGCAGACATGTCGACGCTCTGGGCTGATATCGCGCTCTATCCTCGGCAGGTGCCTTTGGTGCAGGTTGGCCAGCCGGTGCGGCTGAGTACCAGCTATGGCCCGGAGCCGGTCGAGGCCCGCATAGACTATGTGGCTCCGTCGGTCGACGAACGTACGCGCACAGGTCTCGCTCGGGTTTTCCTGCCCAATGAGCGCCTCGCTTGGAAACCTGGCATGTTCATTCAAAGCGACATCGCCATCGGCGAGCACGAGGTAGATGTTGCCGTCCCGGAGAGTGCAATCATCGACCTAGAAGGTCAGCCAACCATTTTCGTACAAGAAGGCGAGCGATGGGAGCCTCGGCCCGTCGAACTCGGTCGCAGTGATGGGCGGATGGCGGAAGTTTTAAGCGGACTGGTTTCCGGACAGACGTACGTAGTGAAGGGCGGTTTTGTGCTCAAGGCACAACTGCAAAAGAATGAATTCGATTCCGGTCACAACCACTAG
- a CDS encoding efflux RND transporter permease subunit: protein MQSIIRFALGNRLLVIVLALATLVGGYFAYRTLPVDAYPDISPALVQVFVETEGLAPEEVEKYVTYPIESAMNGLPKLDHVRSISNFGLSVVNIYFEEGTDIYFARQLVGERLQNASESIPRGFGDPVMGPITTGLGQILFYVLEDTSGRYSTTELREIQDWIVKFNLQTVKGVTEVLSIGGEVKQFQVNVDPSALLRYDISLPEIKERIEANNANAGAQFIVKNDEEYIVRSVGLATDLDSLRNIVIKTINGTPIYLHQLGDLKIGGEIRRGVTTKDGNGEVVVGMVLKLIGSNTSQVISSVKQELATINANLPSGVVVQPYYDQATLVKAAVTTVINALLQGIILVALVLLAFMGGLRPSLVVALSIPFSVGFTFIAMKVFGISANLMSLGGLAIAIGMMVDGAVVVVENVDRMLREAQPDESRLHIVMRACHSVARPILFAISIIIVVFLPLFTLQGVEGATFKPLAYTVAVAMFGSLIFALMIAPVAASLLMRAPKIREDRPRKDIVGFLLKGYEPLIEAVVARRWIALLLAVVVLAVGTAVAPRLGSEFVPRLNEGDLLIRATMAPSISLEKAETTITVFERQLMEDFPEVTQVVSRIGRGEVGAHADPVNNAEIFVSLKPQEQWVSATTLDGLYAAMSERFESFPGAKFNFTQPIAAAVDELLTGTKAELAAKLFGDDLDILVEKAQEIEQVMRTVRGAQDVQRDQIGGTPQLRITLDRAAIARYGLNVNDVHDTLSVAVGGSEAGQVFEGIRRFDIYVRLKQEARNKAEVIRQLILENAAGQRIPLEELASIEEVVGPRQITRENNQRFITIQTNVRDRDIGSFVAEADAAIAQQVDLPPGYFLKWGGQFELQQQANKRLMIVVPITLTLVFIMLYANFGSLRNAALIMLNIPLALVGGIVGLWLTGQSLSVPASIGFIALFGIALENGLVLVSSLNELVRDGVSVAQASVRAACARLRAVLMTAVTTALGLFPLLFASGTGSEVQRPLATVVVGGLVTATILTLLVIPALYQWFADDPADLHEKG, encoded by the coding sequence ATGCAAAGCATCATCCGTTTTGCGCTGGGCAACCGGCTATTGGTCATCGTGTTAGCGCTGGCCACGCTAGTTGGCGGCTACTTCGCCTACCGCACCCTTCCGGTCGACGCCTACCCCGACATATCGCCGGCTTTGGTCCAGGTGTTCGTGGAAACCGAGGGACTGGCACCAGAGGAAGTTGAGAAATACGTCACCTACCCGATTGAAAGCGCGATGAATGGACTGCCGAAGCTTGACCATGTGCGCTCAATTTCCAATTTCGGTCTGTCAGTGGTCAACATTTATTTTGAGGAGGGAACGGACATCTATTTCGCTCGGCAATTGGTGGGCGAAAGACTACAGAATGCGAGTGAGTCCATCCCTCGTGGCTTCGGAGACCCCGTTATGGGGCCAATAACGACAGGATTGGGACAGATCCTGTTCTACGTGCTCGAAGACACCAGCGGTCGATACAGTACCACCGAGCTGCGCGAAATTCAGGACTGGATCGTCAAGTTCAATCTACAGACCGTCAAAGGTGTTACGGAAGTTCTTTCAATTGGCGGTGAGGTGAAGCAGTTCCAGGTGAACGTGGACCCGAGCGCCTTGCTGCGTTACGACATTAGCCTGCCGGAAATCAAAGAGCGCATTGAAGCCAATAATGCCAATGCCGGCGCTCAGTTTATCGTTAAGAATGATGAAGAATACATTGTGCGCTCGGTGGGTCTCGCGACTGACCTGGATTCCTTGCGCAATATTGTCATTAAGACCATCAATGGGACCCCCATTTATCTTCACCAACTTGGCGACCTGAAGATTGGTGGAGAAATTCGCCGGGGCGTCACCACCAAGGACGGCAATGGCGAGGTTGTTGTCGGCATGGTGCTCAAGCTGATCGGTAGCAACACCTCCCAAGTGATCAGTTCGGTCAAGCAAGAGCTGGCTACAATCAATGCCAACCTGCCTTCAGGGGTGGTGGTTCAGCCTTATTACGACCAGGCCACCCTGGTGAAAGCAGCGGTTACCACGGTGATCAACGCGCTATTGCAGGGGATAATTCTGGTGGCTCTGGTGCTGCTGGCCTTTATGGGCGGCCTCAGACCCAGCCTGGTTGTAGCGCTCTCCATTCCGTTTTCGGTTGGCTTCACGTTTATTGCGATGAAAGTTTTCGGGATCTCCGCGAACTTGATGTCGCTCGGTGGGCTTGCCATCGCTATTGGAATGATGGTGGATGGCGCAGTTGTGGTAGTGGAAAACGTGGATCGCATGTTGCGCGAAGCTCAGCCTGACGAGTCGCGGCTGCATATTGTGATGCGCGCATGTCACTCGGTCGCACGGCCTATCCTGTTTGCTATCAGCATTATCATTGTTGTTTTCCTGCCCCTATTCACTCTGCAGGGCGTAGAGGGCGCAACGTTCAAACCGCTGGCCTATACAGTGGCAGTGGCGATGTTTGGATCGCTAATATTTGCGTTGATGATCGCACCGGTTGCCGCCTCTTTGTTGATGAGGGCGCCAAAGATTCGCGAGGACAGGCCCCGCAAGGATATCGTTGGCTTTTTGCTCAAAGGCTACGAGCCACTTATTGAGGCCGTGGTCGCTCGTCGCTGGATTGCGTTGCTGCTGGCAGTGGTCGTTCTGGCTGTGGGCACCGCTGTAGCCCCGCGCTTGGGTTCCGAGTTCGTGCCGCGCCTGAATGAGGGCGATTTGCTGATCCGTGCCACCATGGCGCCTTCGATCTCACTGGAAAAGGCTGAGACCACCATCACCGTTTTCGAGCGACAACTGATGGAGGATTTCCCAGAAGTAACGCAGGTTGTCTCCCGTATTGGCCGGGGTGAGGTGGGTGCGCATGCCGATCCAGTAAACAACGCCGAAATATTCGTTTCTCTCAAGCCGCAAGAACAATGGGTAAGTGCAACTACGCTGGACGGTCTCTACGCTGCAATGAGCGAGAGGTTTGAAAGCTTCCCCGGCGCCAAGTTTAACTTCACGCAACCTATCGCTGCGGCAGTAGATGAGCTGCTCACGGGGACCAAGGCCGAGCTGGCGGCCAAACTGTTTGGCGATGACCTAGACATTCTTGTCGAAAAGGCGCAAGAGATCGAACAGGTAATGCGCACAGTGCGTGGAGCTCAGGATGTTCAACGCGACCAGATCGGCGGTACACCGCAGTTGCGTATCACTTTGGATCGGGCCGCGATTGCCCGTTATGGACTCAACGTGAACGATGTTCACGATACGTTGAGCGTGGCCGTGGGTGGCAGCGAAGCCGGGCAGGTATTTGAGGGTATTCGCCGCTTTGACATCTATGTGCGTCTCAAGCAAGAGGCACGGAACAAGGCCGAAGTGATCCGGCAGCTAATCCTCGAAAACGCTGCTGGCCAGCGGATCCCTTTGGAGGAGCTGGCAAGTATCGAAGAGGTGGTTGGTCCGCGGCAGATCACCCGTGAAAACAATCAGCGCTTCATCACCATTCAGACCAACGTACGTGATCGGGACATTGGTTCCTTTGTTGCCGAAGCCGACGCCGCTATCGCTCAGCAGGTCGACCTACCGCCAGGTTATTTTCTCAAATGGGGAGGGCAGTTCGAGCTTCAGCAACAAGCCAACAAGCGTTTGATGATCGTGGTGCCAATCACCCTAACGCTCGTATTCATCATGCTCTATGCAAACTTTGGTTCACTGCGCAACGCTGCCCTGATCATGCTGAATATTCCGCTGGCTCTTGTCGGCGGAATCGTGGGCCTCTGGCTGACAGGGCAAAGCCTGTCGGTACCGGCGTCAATCGGCTTCATTGCGTTGTTTGGCATAGCGTTAGAGAACGGCTTGGTGCTGGTTAGCTCTCTCAACGAGCTGGTAAGGGATGGCGTTTCGGTCGCTCAAGCCAGCGTTCGCGCAGCATGTGCTCGATTGCGGGCGGTGCTGATGACCGCAGTGACTACGGCGCTCGGGCTGTTTCCGCTACTGTTCGCTAGCGGTACCGGAAGCGAAGTACAGCGGCCCCTGGCAACCGTCGTGGTTGGTGGGCTAGTGACAGCTACAATTCTTACTCTGCTTGTTATTCCCGCTCTTTACCAATGGTTCGCTGATGATCCGGCTGACCTCCATGAAAAAGGTTGA
- a CDS encoding P-II family nitrogen regulator produces the protein MQEIKAYIKSHKLEAVTLALHRVSGISGMSVSDVRGFGRSKAHPRVGHPIDGTADLVNHVKIEIVCQDQYVDEVIQVLKAVAHTGLRGDGRIFVSDVRRAIRIQDGSEDDTVS, from the coding sequence GTGCAAGAGATAAAGGCTTACATAAAGAGCCATAAGCTCGAAGCGGTAACCCTGGCACTGCATCGGGTTAGTGGTATCAGCGGTATGAGCGTCTCCGACGTGCGCGGCTTTGGGCGTAGCAAGGCCCATCCCAGGGTGGGTCATCCAATTGATGGCACGGCAGATCTCGTTAATCACGTAAAGATTGAGATCGTCTGCCAGGACCAATACGTGGACGAGGTGATTCAAGTGCTAAAAGCGGTGGCTCATACCGGATTGCGGGGGGACGGGCGTATCTTCGTCAGTGATGTTCGACGGGCGATTCGGATACAGGACGGTTCCGAGGACGACACTGTGTCGTGA
- a CDS encoding cation diffusion facilitator family transporter gives MGHQHVHNEQAGDKRVWWAVVVNVVLTVVQIVGGILSGSLSLVADAIHNLSDAISMAIAYIARRIARRPASEDWTFGYVRAELIAALINYTTLIVIGLYLVYEAIFRFIEPEPIEGWTVVIIAVIALVVDAITALLTFKLSKSSMNIRAAFLHNVSDALGSVGVIVAGTLIILFDWYFIDPLITLMIAGYILWQAFSEIGGAIRILMSATPSNIDPKAVVSRSLAIPGVCGIHHLHIWPIDEHRISIEAHVVIKDEYMTRSEDIKGEIKQMLASVFSVKHATLDVESQSRECSGSKTFGH, from the coding sequence ATGGGACATCAACACGTACATAATGAGCAGGCGGGGGACAAACGCGTTTGGTGGGCTGTCGTCGTCAATGTCGTTTTGACTGTCGTGCAAATCGTTGGGGGAATCCTGTCAGGGAGCCTCTCGCTGGTCGCCGATGCCATTCACAACCTGAGCGACGCCATCTCAATGGCGATCGCTTATATCGCTCGAAGAATAGCTAGACGGCCGGCAAGTGAAGACTGGACGTTTGGATACGTTCGAGCCGAGCTGATCGCCGCGCTCATCAACTATACCACCTTGATTGTAATCGGGTTGTATTTGGTGTACGAAGCGATATTTCGATTCATAGAACCGGAGCCGATTGAAGGATGGACCGTAGTAATCATTGCGGTTATAGCCTTGGTGGTTGATGCCATAACGGCCCTGCTGACTTTTAAATTATCCAAGTCCAGCATGAATATACGTGCTGCGTTCTTGCACAACGTATCCGACGCGCTGGGGTCTGTTGGGGTTATCGTGGCCGGCACGTTGATTATCCTGTTCGACTGGTACTTCATAGACCCGTTGATAACGTTGATGATCGCCGGCTACATACTCTGGCAGGCTTTTTCCGAGATTGGTGGTGCCATCCGGATACTCATGTCCGCTACGCCTTCCAATATCGACCCAAAAGCAGTCGTCTCCCGTTCGTTAGCGATACCAGGGGTTTGCGGAATCCATCACCTCCATATCTGGCCCATTGATGAGCATCGTATTTCAATAGAAGCGCATGTGGTCATAAAGGATGAATACATGACGCGCAGCGAGGATATCAAGGGTGAGATCAAGCAGATGTTGGCCAGCGTGTTTTCAGTAAAGCACGCTACCCTCGATGTGGAATCCCAGTCGAGAGAATGCAGCGGATCCAAGACTTTTGGGCACTAA